In Liquorilactobacillus nagelii DSM 13675, the following proteins share a genomic window:
- the agaC gene encoding PTS galactosamine transporter subunit IIC — protein sequence MQVTLMEGILISVFTVLAGIDFWLEGFYIFRPMIVCTVTGLILGDLRLGIIAGGLTELAFAGLTPVGGTQPPNPVLAGVMTVVLAFTTGKSAAASIGLSLPFSILMQYIILFYYSAFSLFTKKLDVYAKNAETKKFTRLAILPTLIVGLTYGVVTFLCAYGAQAPMKDLVNSMPVWLSHGFEIAGNILPAVGFGLLLKSMLKTEFVPYLLLGFAAACFIKFSNLMPVAVIGFSLAMIVYYRDKKEKANQKKMLEKIDENSMGGDGSDGI from the coding sequence GTGCAAGTTACATTAATGGAAGGCATTTTAATTTCGGTTTTTACCGTACTGGCAGGAATTGATTTCTGGTTAGAGGGATTTTATATCTTTCGGCCAATGATTGTTTGTACTGTTACCGGATTGATACTTGGAGATTTACGTCTGGGGATCATTGCCGGTGGCTTGACTGAACTAGCTTTTGCTGGTCTAACGCCAGTAGGTGGAACTCAGCCACCTAATCCGGTATTAGCAGGTGTGATGACGGTTGTTTTAGCTTTTACAACCGGCAAGTCGGCAGCAGCTTCAATTGGTTTATCATTGCCATTTAGTATTTTAATGCAATATATAATTTTATTTTATTACTCAGCTTTCTCACTGTTTACCAAAAAGTTGGATGTTTATGCCAAAAATGCTGAAACCAAGAAATTTACTCGTTTAGCAATACTACCGACGTTGATTGTTGGTTTAACGTATGGAGTAGTAACTTTTCTTTGTGCTTATGGTGCTCAAGCTCCAATGAAAGATTTAGTAAATTCAATGCCAGTTTGGTTGAGCCATGGTTTTGAAATTGCTGGAAATATTTTGCCAGCTGTCGGTTTTGGTTTATTGCTCAAGAGTATGCTTAAAACAGAATTTGTTCCTTATTTATTATTAGGATTTGCGGCAGCTTGCTTTATCAAATTCAGTAATTTAATGCCAGTGGCAGTAATTGGCTTTTCATTGGCAATGATTGTTTACTATCGTGACAAAAAGGAAAAAGCTAATCAGAAAAAAATGCTAGAAAAAATCGACGAAAATAGCATGGGAGGGGATGGCAGCGATGGAATCTAA
- a CDS encoding NmrA family NAD(P)-binding protein: MELHIKYIVTGADGQLGGRVAENMLNSVSGDQLIFTAPDPSRIPTEKQQRWLDAGVELRKADYNDKNGMIAAFTGGDRIFFVSSIINGPKRVAQHKNVIDAIKAAGVSHLTYTSFVGANRPGYHQYVLEDHRPTEKYIKSSGLKYNIMRNNLYMENYVTVSVILAMLSNNVWGTNAGEGKATFIAKDDSARVAAALLLGKGTDNQDYDITSLTPVSERDICEMIAQKSGISFKYQAMNDAEFHDYLTNLGIPETTDGDYSRSPVPFCTNDMVTNEKGIAQNQMAVISHDVEKLTGHKPLEVQDLLEKYSYVWKEKLTSSRQLH, encoded by the coding sequence GTGGAATTACACATAAAATATATCGTTACTGGAGCAGATGGACAATTAGGTGGACGCGTAGCTGAGAATATGTTAAATTCTGTTTCTGGAGACCAATTAATTTTTACGGCACCTGACCCTTCACGAATCCCTACAGAAAAACAACAACGCTGGCTTGATGCTGGTGTTGAATTACGTAAAGCTGACTATAATGATAAAAATGGGATGATTGCTGCGTTTACTGGAGGCGATCGCATTTTCTTTGTATCAAGTATTATTAACGGACCTAAGCGAGTTGCACAACATAAAAATGTAATCGATGCCATTAAAGCAGCGGGTGTTTCCCATTTAACATATACTTCATTTGTTGGTGCCAATCGTCCTGGATATCATCAATACGTCCTAGAAGATCATCGACCAACAGAAAAATACATTAAATCTAGCGGTCTTAAATATAATATTATGCGTAATAATCTCTACATGGAAAATTACGTCACTGTTTCTGTTATTTTAGCTATGTTGAGTAATAATGTCTGGGGAACTAATGCAGGGGAAGGAAAAGCAACTTTCATCGCAAAAGATGACAGTGCTAGAGTAGCGGCTGCTCTTTTACTAGGAAAAGGAACAGATAACCAAGACTATGACATTACAAGTTTAACCCCTGTCAGTGAGCGTGATATTTGTGAAATGATTGCTCAAAAATCAGGAATCTCCTTTAAATATCAAGCAATGAATGATGCTGAATTTCATGATTACTTGACTAATCTTGGAATCCCAGAAACTACTGATGGTGATTATTCTCGTTCGCCTGTTCCATTTTGTACAAATGACATGGTTACAAATGAAAAAGGCATTGCGCAAAATCAAATGGCTGTTATCTCGCATGATGTTGAAAAGCTTACCGGCCATAAGCCTCTAGAAGTACAAGACCTATTAGAAAAATATAGTTATGTCTGGAAAGAAAAATTAACTAGCAGTCGCCAACTACATTAG
- a CDS encoding DEAD/DEAH box helicase: MKNWQSLFADRILTRGKTYFKQGRVKNVHYNKQQQAWTATVEGRHPYHVHIGLDNRGEFVNLICSCPYAKQGTPCKHLAAVFNALTVGKLLTQQQNAAPTPTYKFLTKLKYQVDQKITDDYYFDLRKILAKVDINDEIFQKGLDIAKENGFVPKYLALRYDRNSEYSQYPPVYEQVIDVRGATLADKQAYLSLKRDRIVSVGCQICFRSGEFCGHTTILLLKLVDEIIKNNPGDFTDYSGLSLLNNWEEAKAKQSQNELTVANQQQSISLCPEIVLFDDGILALRLKISETGKRFFQVRNLIQLLQDFDRQATIRLGKKQRLSLQTANLTPDSLPIYEFLQHNLAPLIDLQTGFQQAYFENQFTNSSFGLPGYGSSALLLGPAALDEFFEKYIGQRINFIDEYTKETIDLELSDGQLDLIINLKKYYDNNKNFQGLKVESELPELYFGKKTAYYTTTDFFYRTNLPQESPIRALLNNNESKSKLDAIIGKQNLAEFYYQQLPDWEKDPNITVNQPKLTAAELPTEETFTFLLDQTKQYLTCQVMVNKNGHTKNLLDQLALQFGQNGREKRIEIDLLGFFDQVDQEKSVYQVELSDERLFQLLTKIIPRLQTHGIVKVSAALKKVSIVSAPKVSVGVKLQGNLLDLQFNSQDFSAAELQQLFQQYQLKKKFYRLPNGNLVNLNQGNLAEIDQLQHNLQLPAKELFISDQQLGANRAFFLDQYLKSNQVNLDLKVDEQFEQLVKQFEKVEQQKFDLPTDLQATLRNYQKAGYQWLRLLTASHFSGILADEMGLGKTLQIIALLLANRTEGFIKQPSSLIVTPASLIYNWQAEFNKFAPQLKVVLIAGTQKQRQQQLQAVTATKPDIIITSYDLLKRDLEVYQGLNFAFEIIDEAQYIKNPRTAAAKAVKQLQSQVRFALTGTPIENGLSELWSIFDFLMPGFLGTYHDFRSNYENPIIKDQQQSVQQRLNQLVSPFILRRLKQQVLKDLPEKTEQVYLVEMEKKQRTLYQAQTSSLKKQVEQQSEQEFNQSKIEILAGLTKLREICCDPALVFTNYQQISAKRQACLDLVQQAVSDGHKILIFSQFVSLLKMLAKDLQTAGFEFYEIFGSTAKKQRIVLAEKFNQDQVPVFLISLKAGGTGLNLTGADVVIHFDPWWNSAAQSQATDRAHRIGQQNKVNVYSLISKDSIEEKVLQLQQAKQKLADNLLNNEKVTSGKLTKEDLLQILE, from the coding sequence ATGAAAAATTGGCAAAGCCTTTTTGCAGACCGTATTTTAACGCGCGGTAAAACGTATTTTAAACAAGGAAGAGTAAAAAATGTGCATTATAACAAGCAGCAACAGGCTTGGACAGCTACGGTTGAAGGTCGCCATCCTTATCATGTTCATATTGGTTTAGATAATCGTGGTGAATTTGTTAATTTAATCTGTTCCTGTCCATATGCAAAGCAGGGTACTCCTTGTAAGCATTTGGCAGCTGTTTTTAATGCTCTGACGGTTGGTAAGTTATTAACCCAGCAACAAAATGCTGCCCCGACACCAACCTATAAATTTCTGACAAAATTAAAATATCAAGTCGATCAAAAAATTACGGATGATTATTATTTTGATTTAAGAAAAATCTTAGCTAAGGTTGATATTAATGATGAAATTTTTCAAAAGGGACTCGATATTGCAAAAGAAAATGGTTTTGTTCCAAAATATTTAGCATTACGTTATGATCGAAATTCTGAGTATAGCCAATATCCACCAGTATATGAACAAGTTATTGACGTTAGAGGTGCTACTCTGGCTGACAAACAGGCTTATTTATCCCTAAAACGTGATCGGATAGTCAGTGTTGGCTGTCAGATTTGTTTTCGATCAGGTGAATTTTGTGGACATACAACTATTTTATTACTGAAACTAGTTGATGAAATAATTAAAAATAATCCAGGCGACTTTACTGATTATTCAGGATTATCGCTGCTGAATAATTGGGAAGAGGCGAAAGCTAAGCAAAGTCAAAATGAACTGACTGTTGCAAATCAACAGCAATCAATTTCTTTGTGTCCTGAAATAGTTTTATTCGATGATGGCATATTGGCATTGCGGCTGAAGATCAGTGAAACTGGAAAACGCTTTTTCCAAGTCAGAAATTTAATACAATTGTTACAAGACTTCGATCGCCAAGCAACAATTCGCTTAGGAAAAAAACAACGCCTTTCGTTGCAGACTGCTAATCTAACACCAGATTCGTTGCCAATTTACGAATTTTTGCAGCACAATTTGGCTCCCTTGATTGATTTACAAACCGGATTTCAGCAAGCCTATTTTGAAAATCAGTTTACCAACTCATCATTTGGGTTACCAGGATATGGTTCGAGTGCCTTATTGTTGGGACCGGCAGCACTTGATGAGTTTTTTGAAAAATATATTGGTCAGAGAATAAATTTTATTGATGAATATACCAAAGAGACAATTGACTTAGAGTTGAGCGATGGTCAATTAGATTTAATAATTAATTTGAAGAAGTATTATGATAATAACAAAAATTTTCAGGGCTTAAAAGTTGAGTCGGAATTACCCGAATTATATTTTGGCAAAAAAACAGCTTATTATACAACAACTGACTTTTTTTACCGAACGAATTTACCGCAGGAAAGCCCGATTAGAGCACTTTTAAATAATAATGAATCAAAAAGTAAGCTTGATGCCATAATTGGTAAACAGAACTTAGCCGAGTTTTACTACCAGCAACTTCCTGATTGGGAAAAAGATCCTAATATAACGGTAAATCAGCCCAAGCTAACGGCTGCCGAATTACCTACTGAAGAAACTTTTACCTTTTTGCTTGACCAGACAAAACAATATCTAACTTGTCAAGTCATGGTTAATAAAAATGGCCATACAAAAAATTTGCTGGATCAGCTGGCTTTGCAATTTGGTCAAAATGGCCGTGAAAAGAGAATTGAAATAGATTTATTGGGCTTTTTTGACCAAGTTGATCAAGAAAAGTCAGTTTACCAAGTAGAACTTTCAGATGAACGCTTGTTTCAACTGTTAACGAAAATAATTCCTAGGTTGCAGACACATGGGATAGTTAAAGTTTCAGCTGCCCTCAAGAAAGTTTCTATCGTATCTGCGCCAAAAGTTTCGGTTGGTGTCAAATTACAAGGAAATTTGCTGGATTTGCAATTCAACAGTCAAGACTTTTCAGCTGCCGAACTACAACAACTTTTTCAACAATATCAGCTTAAAAAGAAATTTTATCGCCTGCCGAATGGTAATTTAGTGAATTTGAACCAAGGTAATCTGGCAGAAATCGATCAATTACAACATAATTTGCAGTTGCCGGCTAAGGAACTATTTATAAGTGACCAGCAACTAGGAGCCAATCGAGCATTCTTCTTGGATCAGTATTTAAAGAGTAATCAAGTTAACTTGGATTTAAAAGTAGACGAGCAATTTGAACAATTAGTCAAACAGTTTGAAAAAGTTGAGCAACAAAAGTTTGATTTGCCGACTGATTTACAAGCAACATTAAGAAACTACCAAAAAGCCGGCTATCAATGGTTACGTCTGTTGACAGCAAGTCATTTTAGCGGAATTTTAGCAGATGAGATGGGTTTAGGTAAAACTTTACAGATCATTGCGCTATTATTAGCAAATCGCACGGAAGGTTTCATTAAGCAACCGAGTTCACTGATTGTTACGCCGGCCTCCTTGATTTATAACTGGCAGGCAGAATTCAATAAATTTGCCCCACAATTAAAAGTTGTTTTGATTGCAGGTACCCAAAAACAGCGTCAACAGCAACTGCAAGCTGTAACAGCAACTAAGCCAGATATTATAATTACTTCTTATGATTTGTTGAAGCGTGATTTAGAAGTGTATCAAGGTTTGAATTTTGCTTTTGAAATCATTGATGAAGCCCAGTATATCAAAAATCCACGGACTGCAGCAGCTAAAGCGGTTAAACAGCTCCAAAGTCAGGTTCGGTTTGCTTTGACTGGTACACCGATTGAAAATGGGTTAAGTGAGCTATGGAGTATCTTTGATTTCTTAATGCCAGGATTTTTAGGAACTTATCATGATTTTCGCAGCAACTATGAAAATCCAATTATTAAAGACCAACAACAATCAGTTCAGCAAAGGCTAAATCAGCTAGTTTCACCATTTATTTTGCGGCGGTTAAAGCAACAGGTGCTTAAGGATTTACCGGAAAAAACGGAGCAGGTTTATCTAGTTGAAATGGAGAAGAAGCAACGAACTTTGTATCAAGCTCAAACTAGCTCGCTGAAAAAGCAAGTTGAACAGCAAAGTGAACAAGAATTTAACCAAAGTAAGATTGAAATTCTTGCAGGTTTGACTAAATTGCGGGAAATTTGTTGTGATCCGGCATTAGTTTTCACGAACTACCAACAAATATCAGCCAAACGCCAAGCGTGTTTAGATTTAGTTCAGCAGGCTGTCAGTGATGGTCATAAGATTTTAATTTTTTCACAATTTGTTTCACTGTTGAAAATGTTGGCAAAAGATTTGCAGACAGCTGGATTTGAGTTTTATGAAATTTTTGGCAGTACCGCAAAAAAACAACGGATTGTCTTAGCCGAGAAGTTTAATCAGGATCAAGTTCCAGTCTTTTTGATTTCGTTAAAAGCTGGGGGGACCGGGTTGAACTTGACCGGAGCGGATGTTGTGATTCATTTTGACCCGTGGTGGAATAGTGCTGCTCAAAGTCAGGCAACTGATCGGGCACATCGAATTGGTCAGCAAAATAAAGTTAATGTTTATTCTTTAATTAGTAAGGATAGTATTGAGGAAAAAGTACTCCAATTGCAACAAGCAAAACAAAAATTAGCAGATAATTTATTGAATAATGAAAAAGTTACCAGTGGTAAATTAACTAAGGAAGATTTGTTGCAGATTTTGGAGTAA
- a CDS encoding LysR family transcriptional regulator — translation MEFHQLECFVVLAETLNFSTTAKTLFISQPAVTAQINKLENEIGCLLFNRNTRNVQLTAAGEKLYASSKNILVDLNNMIMITRHSAQESTLDFTIGYENNLLNNELLPLIIKKFNQKYPRINVILKMTNFREKNNLFESNQVDVLFTIRDFTTTKRKDNFIELYRGKFVCTVSLKSKLKTLSEISASQLKKQTLILLNPITAPPEMNLFERILMKENPQIPIIFSDNQISGLIMTKSNLGVAIMPDFIAGNDPEVAIIPYKSPKYVSFGLLKNTANSSENESISYFEKVSKEVYGEYIKERQFKLMM, via the coding sequence ATGGAGTTTCATCAATTAGAATGCTTTGTTGTTTTAGCTGAGACACTTAACTTTTCAACAACAGCCAAAACGTTATTCATTTCACAACCAGCAGTTACAGCTCAAATCAATAAGTTAGAAAATGAAATTGGTTGTTTATTGTTTAATCGGAATACTAGAAATGTTCAACTTACAGCAGCTGGTGAAAAATTATATGCTAGTTCTAAAAATATTTTGGTGGATTTAAATAATATGATTATGATTACGCGGCATAGTGCCCAAGAATCAACACTAGACTTTACAATCGGATATGAAAACAACTTGTTAAACAACGAACTATTACCATTGATTATAAAAAAGTTTAACCAGAAATATCCACGAATCAATGTAATCTTAAAAATGACAAATTTTCGTGAAAAAAACAATTTATTTGAAAGCAATCAAGTTGATGTCTTATTTACGATTCGAGACTTTACTACTACCAAAAGAAAAGATAATTTTATTGAACTCTATCGTGGTAAATTTGTTTGTACAGTTTCTTTAAAATCAAAACTTAAAACTCTTTCAGAAATATCTGCTAGTCAATTAAAAAAGCAAACATTAATACTATTAAACCCTATTACAGCGCCACCTGAAATGAACCTTTTTGAAAGGATATTAATGAAAGAAAATCCGCAAATACCAATAATTTTTTCAGATAATCAAATTAGTGGATTAATTATGACAAAAAGCAATTTGGGTGTTGCAATTATGCCGGATTTTATTGCTGGCAATGATCCCGAGGTTGCTATAATTCCCTATAAAAGCCCAAAATACGTTTCTTTTGGATTACTAAAAAATACAGCTAATTCTAGTGAGAATGAATCAATCAGTTATTTTGAAAAAGTCAGTAAAGAAGTTTATGGTGAATACATTAAGGAAAGGCAATTCAAATTAATGATGTAG
- a CDS encoding LacI family DNA-binding transcriptional regulator: MTIKLDDVAKLAGVSKTTVSRVLNNRGYLSEETKKKVNKAMKELNYQPNAVARQLFRKKTNLVGLIFPTVDNPFFGELVAELEPRLFKAGFKVFIGNSMNDPEKEKAYLRELISNQVDGLIVGAHNYNIDEYMNTNLPIVAIDRIINKDIPVISSDNYQGGKLATELLIKRGAKFIVITDGPLSLQTPAHKRRQAYKDVMKAHGLEPRTFLINFSWSIEKKKRSIEKMFQKFPTMDGVFATNDIDAAMVWQTAEELGIEVPADLKIIGYDSAHSTRLLLPKLTTIEQPISAMAEAAVHTLLQRISGENIICEQVLPVRVWHGRSV; the protein is encoded by the coding sequence TTGACTATCAAATTAGATGATGTAGCTAAGCTAGCTGGAGTTTCCAAAACAACTGTTTCAAGGGTTTTAAACAATCGAGGCTATCTAAGTGAAGAAACAAAGAAAAAAGTTAATAAAGCAATGAAAGAGTTAAACTATCAACCTAATGCTGTAGCACGACAGCTTTTTAGAAAAAAAACTAATTTAGTTGGATTAATTTTTCCAACAGTTGACAATCCTTTTTTTGGTGAACTAGTAGCAGAATTGGAACCAAGGTTATTTAAAGCAGGTTTTAAAGTTTTTATCGGCAACTCGATGAATGATCCCGAAAAAGAAAAAGCTTATTTAAGGGAGTTAATTTCAAATCAAGTTGATGGATTAATTGTTGGTGCACATAATTATAATATTGATGAATATATGAATACAAATTTGCCAATTGTTGCAATAGACCGAATTATAAACAAGGATATTCCAGTTATTTCGTCTGATAATTATCAGGGCGGGAAATTAGCAACAGAGTTATTAATTAAAAGAGGAGCAAAGTTTATTGTGATCACAGATGGGCCCTTAAGTCTACAGACACCAGCCCATAAGAGACGTCAAGCTTATAAAGATGTTATGAAAGCACACGGTTTGGAACCGCGAACCTTTTTAATAAATTTCAGCTGGAGTATTGAAAAAAAGAAACGATCCATTGAAAAGATGTTTCAAAAGTTCCCTACAATGGATGGAGTCTTTGCAACAAATGATATTGATGCTGCAATGGTTTGGCAAACCGCTGAGGAACTAGGGATCGAGGTTCCAGCTGATTTAAAAATTATTGGATATGATAGTGCCCATTCTACAAGACTATTGTTACCCAAATTAACCACTATCGAACAACCAATTTCAGCAATGGCGGAGGCGGCAGTACATACTCTATTGCAAAGAATTTCCGGTGAAAATATAATATGTGAACAAGTCTTGCCTGTTAGAGTTTGGCATGGACGTTCAGTTTGA
- a CDS encoding 5-methylcytosine restriction system specificity protein McrC yields the protein MSSFKLEDNSNIEGLESHSIVTQLANKDLATLDKENFIVFPQQLKDSDDLDRDNYIFQQKNGKTRTCNVVGIISNDQDEFHINSRFSKNDQQNYFLRYMIQQVLNYNVINNQLNQSQEMSYYDLLVFLFPYYLNKALAKGVYKEYVQRKYNDANIKGPIDIAGQIKNNIPFVGKVAYRTREFSYDNNITELIRHTIEKIQLKYNFLLLGSEITKENARIIHQITNSYSRRERENVVQNNILNSVKYGYFKEYAELQRLCIQILTEEKIGFGDDESQVYGIIIDVAWLWEEYICKITGWKHYGRKEGLATKNLFQKLGIENQQHRYPDFEDHGIPIDTKYKKNIDKQNDYNQLATYIHIMKANKGIFLQPTDNSDRQGLDLLGELYGGGEMFSYKFFVPQKYKDYPDFKNQIKEIENKLKVLDFNQVG from the coding sequence ATGAGTTCTTTTAAGTTGGAAGATAATTCAAATATTGAGGGACTTGAATCCCATTCAATTGTTACTCAGTTGGCAAACAAAGATCTAGCTACTTTGGATAAGGAAAATTTTATTGTTTTTCCTCAACAGTTAAAAGATTCTGATGATTTGGATCGAGATAACTATATTTTTCAACAAAAAAACGGCAAGACGCGAACTTGCAATGTTGTGGGCATTATTAGTAATGATCAGGATGAATTCCATATTAATTCAAGATTTAGTAAAAATGATCAGCAAAATTACTTTTTACGTTACATGATACAGCAGGTTTTGAATTATAATGTAATAAATAACCAATTGAATCAGTCACAAGAGATGTCTTATTACGATTTATTGGTGTTTTTATTTCCTTATTATTTAAATAAAGCTCTGGCGAAAGGTGTTTATAAAGAATATGTGCAGCGAAAATATAACGACGCTAACATTAAAGGCCCAATAGATATTGCTGGTCAAATTAAAAATAACATTCCTTTTGTTGGTAAAGTAGCCTATAGAACACGTGAATTTAGTTACGATAACAACATTACAGAATTAATTCGCCATACGATTGAGAAAATTCAACTGAAATACAATTTTTTGCTTTTAGGCAGTGAAATTACTAAAGAAAATGCTAGGATCATCCATCAAATCACAAATTCATATTCACGAAGGGAGAGAGAAAATGTTGTTCAGAATAATATTTTAAATTCTGTGAAATATGGATATTTTAAAGAGTATGCTGAATTACAGCGATTATGTATTCAAATACTTACTGAAGAGAAAATCGGATTTGGAGATGATGAAAGTCAAGTTTATGGAATTATCATTGATGTAGCTTGGCTTTGGGAAGAGTACATTTGTAAAATTACTGGTTGGAAACATTATGGTCGAAAAGAGGGGTTGGCAACTAAAAATCTTTTTCAAAAATTAGGTATAGAAAATCAACAACATCGGTATCCTGACTTCGAAGATCATGGTATACCAATCGACACGAAATACAAAAAAAATATAGATAAGCAAAATGACTATAATCAGTTAGCTACCTATATTCACATCATGAAAGCGAACAAAGGTATTTTTCTGCAACCAACTGACAATTCAGATAGACAGGGATTAGATTTGCTTGGTGAGCTATATGGCGGCGGAGAAATGTTTAGCTACAAATTTTTTGTGCCTCAAAAATATAAAGACTATCCAGATTTTAAAAACCAAATTAAGGAGATTGAAAATAAATTAAAGGTATTGGACTTCAATCAAGTGGGCTAA
- a CDS encoding PTS sugar transporter subunit IIA: MKIVVTGHGEFAAGIKSTVELLLGPIEEIKYVNFTAGTTESDLDSKFKAILADGGKTVFFCDLFGGTPFKRSVVVSDGNSNAAVVAGCNIGALIEVGIQLKTYPGSAADMAAQLIELSKAGTRSFVKQDITLQPDDDFSDGI; encoded by the coding sequence ATGAAAATAGTTGTAACTGGTCATGGCGAATTTGCTGCTGGAATTAAATCGACTGTTGAATTGCTGTTAGGCCCAATTGAGGAGATTAAATACGTTAATTTTACTGCTGGAACAACTGAAAGTGACCTCGACAGTAAATTTAAAGCTATACTAGCAGATGGTGGCAAAACGGTGTTCTTCTGTGATCTTTTTGGTGGAACACCTTTTAAACGGTCTGTTGTTGTCAGTGATGGTAATAGTAATGCAGCGGTAGTTGCTGGTTGTAATATTGGAGCTTTAATTGAAGTGGGGATCCAGTTGAAAACTTATCCAGGTTCAGCTGCTGATATGGCGGCCCAATTAATTGAATTAAGCAAAGCTGGTACGCGTTCTTTTGTTAAGCAAGACATTACTTTGCAGCCAGATGATGATTTTTCAGATGGAATTTGA
- a CDS encoding MFS transporter, with the protein MEFWLLLPIILITILGGILWTTSIKNIEAKAPIDVLSIILSSLGLVTIVYFLSIINSSGVQWEKYLLLAIGIISLLWFYQRQLKLDVPMLNVKLLSNKVFLLGTIILIMLQMIQFSMNILLPMIFENGLHLSPLATALRIFPATIICSLLTLVAGKVYDKFSGTLLIPSGLIIMVIGLAVMSRVTSLTSALIITLIDILIYFGISLSFAPNQSNMLVTLTAEEQTDAIAISNTFIQLGSALGTPLFVGILSGQEQKLIATGVSKITSLYSGFQLSVELATIILIIGVFIALYNENLLKKISP; encoded by the coding sequence TTGGAATTTTGGCTTTTATTGCCTATAATTTTAATAACTATTTTAGGTGGTATATTGTGGACTACCTCCATTAAGAATATAGAAGCAAAGGCACCAATTGATGTTTTGTCCATTATTCTTTCTTCACTAGGATTAGTTACAATTGTTTATTTTCTAAGTATTATTAATAGTTCTGGGGTTCAATGGGAAAAATATTTGTTATTAGCCATTGGTATTATCTCTCTACTCTGGTTTTATCAACGACAATTAAAGTTAGATGTTCCTATGCTCAATGTAAAACTATTAAGTAACAAAGTGTTTTTACTGGGCACTATTATATTGATTATGTTGCAGATGATCCAATTTTCTATGAATATTTTACTACCAATGATTTTCGAGAATGGGCTACATTTAAGCCCTCTTGCTACAGCATTACGCATCTTTCCGGCAACCATTATATGCAGTCTATTAACTTTAGTTGCTGGAAAAGTATATGATAAATTTAGCGGCACCCTACTAATTCCCAGTGGATTAATAATTATGGTCATTGGTTTAGCTGTTATGAGCCGTGTGACATCATTAACATCTGCGTTAATTATTACTTTAATTGATATTTTGATATATTTTGGAATTTCACTTTCTTTCGCGCCAAATCAATCGAATATGCTGGTAACTTTAACCGCAGAAGAGCAAACAGATGCCATCGCGATTAGTAATACCTTTATTCAATTAGGATCTGCGTTAGGTACACCCTTATTTGTTGGCATACTATCTGGCCAAGAGCAAAAATTAATCGCAACTGGTGTTAGCAAAATCACTTCGCTTTATAGCGGTTTTCAATTATCGGTTGAATTAGCAACTATTATTTTAATAATTGGTGTTTTCATCGCTCTTTATAATGAAAATCTATTAAAAAAAATCTCCCCATGA
- the agaD gene encoding PTS galactosamine transporter subunit IID produces the protein MESKETKNQRGKLTQRDITKMAVRSIFNQSAFNYERMQADGWTMAMLPALKKIYQEDKAGLAKAMTANLQFINTNNYAAPFLMGLEASLEENNEKRSTIDGLRIALFGPLAGIGDAITWFTILPIVAGITASFAKSGSILGPLIFFIVYVFMFLARIPIAHIGYNTGSRAITKIRENSAIVSRAAGILGCTVIGGLIATYVQISVKTKIHVASGHSISIQTQFFDRIFPNILPLGYTFLLYWLLKKKNTSPILLIVMTFVLAIFLSWLGVL, from the coding sequence ATGGAATCTAAAGAAACTAAGAATCAGCGGGGAAAATTAACCCAACGTGATATTACCAAAATGGCTGTCCGCTCAATTTTTAACCAGTCGGCTTTCAACTATGAAAGAATGCAAGCTGATGGTTGGACAATGGCAATGTTGCCAGCTTTGAAAAAAATTTACCAGGAAGACAAAGCTGGTTTAGCTAAGGCAATGACTGCCAACTTGCAATTTATCAATACTAATAATTATGCTGCACCATTTTTAATGGGTTTAGAAGCCTCGCTTGAAGAAAATAATGAGAAACGCTCAACGATTGATGGGCTGCGGATTGCACTGTTTGGCCCGTTAGCTGGTATTGGTGATGCAATTACATGGTTTACAATTTTGCCGATTGTTGCCGGAATTACGGCTTCATTTGCTAAAAGTGGGAGCATTCTTGGACCGCTGATCTTCTTTATTGTTTATGTATTTATGTTCTTAGCAAGAATTCCGATTGCCCATATTGGTTATAATACTGGTTCACGAGCAATTACAAAAATTCGTGAAAATTCAGCAATTGTTTCCCGAGCTGCTGGCATTTTAGGATGTACGGTTATTGGTGGTTTGATTGCGACTTATGTACAAATTTCAGTTAAAACGAAAATCCACGTTGCGTCAGGCCACTCAATCTCAATTCAAACACAATTCTTCGATCGAATTTTTCCAAATATTTTGCCGCTCGGTTATACATTTTTATTATACTGGCTGCTTAAAAAGAAGAATACAAGTCCAATTTTATTAATTGTAATGACTTTCGTGTTAGCAATTTTCTTATCTTGGTTAGGGGTCTTGTAA